In Polypterus senegalus isolate Bchr_013 chromosome 12, ASM1683550v1, whole genome shotgun sequence, the following are encoded in one genomic region:
- the idh3a gene encoding isocitrate dehydrogenase [NAD] subunit alpha, mitochondrial, with the protein MSGYAWRTTVSRALSVFKSQTTVTRNYGSVIKTITLIPGDGIGPEISSAVMKIFDAAKVPVHWEERNVTAIKGPGGKWMIPPEAKESMDKSKIGLKGPLKTPIAAGHPSMNLLLRKTFDLYANVRPCVSIEGYKTAYSDVDLVTIRENTEGEYSGIEHVIVDGVVQSIKLITEDASRRIAEFAFEYARSNQRSTVTAVHKANIMRMSDGLFLKQCREVAENYKDIKFTEMYLDTVCLNMVQEPTQFDVLVMPNLYGDILSDLCAGLIGGLGVTPSGNIGANGVAIFESVHGTAPDIAGKDLANPTALLLSAVMMLRHMGLHEQSRKIQTACYDTIQDKKVVTKDLGGNAKCSEFTDEICRRVRDL; encoded by the exons GTGTCTCGTGCACTGTCAGTTTTTAAGAGCCAGACAACAGTCACAAGGAATTATGGCAGTGTG aTAAAGACCATCACATTAATCCCGGGTGATGGCATTGGGCCCGAAATTTCCAGTGCAGTAATGAAGATTTTTGACGCTGCAAAG gTTCCAGTTCACTGGGAAGAGCGAAATGTAACTGCTATTAAAGGGCCGGGAGGAAAGTGGATGATTCCTCCAGAAGCTAAAGAGTCAATGGATAAAAGCAAGATAGGACTGAAAG GTCCTTTAAAAACTCCAATTGCGGCCGGACACCCCTCTATGAATCTGCTGCTGCGTAAGACATTTGATCTTTATGCGAATGTTCGACCCTGTGTGTCCATCGAGGGCTACAAAACAGCTTACAGTGATGTGGACCTTGTTACAATTCGAGAGAACACAGAAGGAGAATACAGTGGAATTGAGCATGTG ATTGTTGACGGCGTTGTGCAGAGCATTAAGCTGATTACTGAAGATGCCAGCCGCCGCATCGCAGAGTTTGCTTTTGAATATGCCAGAAGTAATCAGAGAAGCACGGTGACAGCTGTGCACAAAGCTAACATTAT GCGTATGTCTGATGGTCTTTTCTTGAAACAATGTAGAGAAGTAGCAGAAAATTACAAAGACATCAAATTTACAGAAATGTATCTGGATACTGTTTGTTTGAAT ATGGTGCAGGAGCCAACGCAGTTTGATGTGCTGGTCATGCCTAATTTGTATGGCGATATCCTCAG TGACCTGTGTGCTGGTTTGATCGGTGGCCTTGGAGTGACACCTAGTGGAAACATTGGAGCTAACGGGGTAGCCATATTTGAATCT GTTCATGGAACTGCTCCAGATATTGCCGGTAAGGACCTTGCCAATCCCACTGCTCTGCTCCTAAGTGCTGTAATGATGCTGCGCCATATGGGTCTTCATGAACAATCCAGAAAAATACAGACGGCTTGTTACGACACAATACAAGACAAGAAG GTGGTGACTAAAGACCTAGGAGGAAATGCAAAGTGCTCAGAATTTACTGATGAAATCTGCCGCAGGGTGCGAGACCTCTGA